The genomic window AATAAGCATACATAAGAATAATTTACCTGTATTTGGGTACCCCTCGATTAGGATATCCAGGTGATTGGAATTCACCTGATGAACCAGTAAGAAAACCTCCACAAgctacaaaattcaattattgttcAGTATCCCATATAAGTAgcattgaaatgaaaaacagtAAATTGATAGATAATTAAGAggattattattcaattaatgcACTGATGAGTTATGACTGGGAAATTATATTGCAAAGAGTTTACTAATCACCTTCTACAGAACTTGATATATTCATACTGAATCCTCTGAACCCAGTGTAACGGTTACCCATGCTTGTGAAGTTGATCAATACATTGTTTTCTGGTGTTTCGATTATCCCAGGATTTTGGTTACCACAATATTGTCCTAATTGCAGTACTGCCAAAAAGTAATGAAACTATTATTAATTTGTATTAATTGCTCGAAACAGTATTTACgttggtatacatatatggttTTGATACAATTAGACTGCAAAAATTTCAGTCGTGTGACAACAGTAATTGAGCAATGTAAAAATGATATTGATGATATCACATTCAAATTGCATTGCCTAAATAGAAGTACCAACGATGACTCAGTACCGATAATACtgatgtttcatttttattctctaaGCATGTATATTCTAAATACTATTTTTTATCAAGAATAAAAGTAATTTATTATcggattgaaaattatagCTCTGCAATGCGAATGACCTTTTATGCAATTTGCTAGCTTTATGCAATTAAAAATACTGAACTGCAAACAGATAAGCATATCATTACAAGGGAGATATCACCTGCCAAGATATGTTTGATATACTACCGCTGCAATAATTATACTATATGTTTCTGGAGTAAAAGTTACAGATTCTCAAGAAGTCAACGAGAAAGACTgcgtttgataaaattatagCTACTGACGATTAGGATGTAAAAATCTATATCTCGACATGATCcggtttttatttaaattttcatattgGTCAAAAAACGGTGATAATATATGTAATCAGTCCTGACTTTCAGATTGCAGCTCAAAAGCAGACTTccagcagtttttttttccaagttatAAATCAGTCTTAATAATACTATTATGAATGATTGCCAGTACAATTGGACAGCATAGATTTTATTAAGGGCAAATTCTGATTCGTGTATGGCTGGAATTCGCATTACTTAATTTCCAAATTCGTAGAATATGAAGTACATGAAAATAACTTCAATGGAAAGATATGACATTACAGTTCAGCATATGCTCCGTCTACTGACGTAAATCGAATTAATATTCATAGGGTAATTTACGTCGCATACACATATTGAGTATTCTTACAGGTATGTGTTAGTCCAGACATAGCATTAGTATCAGAATATCACAAATTGTCGTACAGGTTGGTGTACAAATATTGTAGACATGCATACCTCGCCAATAGACTCTCTGGTACTCGTGATACAAAGCGGTGAAAGACACTTCGTGCATTTGGGTTTTGCATATTACACCTACAATACACAATCTTACGCACCTTGGTTGAAatcattataatatgcataaatacTCAACTGTAGTTGGGTATTTTACTTGGGACTTGATTTTACTTATCTTGGTTTTGTTACATACGATCTTTACATTCCAAGTCTAACGTTCTGATTGTATCAACATCGCTCATTGTGgtgaggaaagaaaaaacagcatGACGTTTACCCAAAGATCACCAGCTTTTAGCTCAGTATAAAGGGCAACACTCAGCACATAACATCACAGAGGATTACGTGAGTTGTTCATAAACAAGCCGATATGGTGATCTGACAATTTAATATACTCAAAACGAAAGTTTAGTACTAAATTGTTTACACCTCAACACCTCACACAAATCTTCAAATATGCGGTGAGTTCCAGTAATTTTCAACTACAGAGATATTCAATAACTGTAACATCCAAACACTGGATTCGTATAAACACTACCCAGACAACAACATGCGAGCAAATTTTGCAGCAAAAAGACAGCAATGGTTGCAAAGCATTGCTAGTAATATTAGAACAAGGTGTATCCTCGTTTGGTATCAAAATTAAAGCAAACTATTCTAAGCAAAAGTTGTCAACAAAATATCTGCTAAATGTAAGCATGTCTTGCTGTACATCAGAATAATAAACAACTATTGCTAGCAATTGCCCACTAAAATTATTCCACGTAAATTTTCGGTAAGAATGCAACAGTAATCGCGGCAAGCTAAGCAGATTTTTTGCACAGATACGCTTCGTTATCAGGGTagctgtaattttttaattatcagcAGTTAGTTAATTGTACAGATTTAGAGTATTTGATTTTAATGAATTCACTTTTACAGATTGTGGTTTAGCATCACGACACTGTTAATATTGGTATGTATTATACTAGAGTCTGCGGCAGTGAAATCAAAAAGAGATTCTGGTGATGCATCAAAATATCGCCATAAATCATCAAATCCAGCAGAAGACCATTATTCTATGTAAGTTGATTATTAGGTTgaataatatacctatatgctcaaaattttttatatatgataaaataaataaggaGGAATGTAATCTTCAATAATCtcgttttggaaaaaattgttgattatGAGTATTAATGAACTGGAAGAAGTTTTAAGGACTTGAAATCTTAGATCCTTTTCGCTAATAGTACCACAAAATTGAAGATAACTTGTAATACTTTTTTTAGCAACAAATtaaaccataaaaaaaaaattcataacgaagaacgaaaaatacttaaaaaaaagGGGCAACATCGAAATGCAGAAGTAAATGAGAAGATTGAATCCAGTGAATTTCAAAAGGAAGAATCAAATGAACGCAATGGAAAAGTATATTatggagaaaaaagagaaaagatgagCCAGAACAAAGTTAgtaaaagtaaagaaaatgttAAGTACGATAGGCATGCTGATAAACCTAGATCTAAGAAAATTAAGAGATCTACCAAGCTCGAAGCACCAAACGAAACGTTGGACAATGATGCCGGCCACCTGGATGGCTTTACGAAGAACTTGCACTCCAATTTTGATTCAGCGtcgaaaaaagagaaatctAAGAATAAAGTCACGGAAAAATCTGGATGTGGTATTGGTAAATCAGAGGACAGTGAACTTAAACATGAGTTTACTGTGAATTCCGATCAAGTACCGGACATACAGCCACCTAAAGAGACTGCATCTGCATTAGATTATAATGAtaagagaggaaaagaaaaagaattcgAAAAACAGAATGTGAATtcagagaaaattaaaaaacaaaaacacaatAATAAGAGTAATGATCTATGTAAGGGAAATATCGACTTGAGAAGGACTGAATTGCCTAAggagaaaaatcacaaaattacaaaacctGTTCAATCAAATGGtcagaaaattaaatatccgAATAATTTACCAGAAAATAGTTACTACTTGAACGAGAATgggttgataaaaaaaaaaagagctaAGAAAGTAaacgtgaaacaaaaattttcggaaaaaacCTCTGAAGGTGAATTGGAATGTAAACCTCGAACGAATGACTGCAAATTACCAGTTTTAGATGCACCGATACACGAAACAGACAAGCCAGAAGAATACGAGTCTGGTACTTGTAATCTGGAAGATGATTATTCAACTGAGCAAAGCAAAATTTGCTATGGGAAATCTAAATATAATGCGAACGAAGTCGCAAAACATAGTGTAACAGGTACTAAACAAGATGACGCTGAGGCTTCGGACTCAGTAAATATGGAGCAAATATCAGCGAAACAAAATACAGTCCAAGACAATAGTGCCGAAGAGGAAAACTCGAATGGAGAAGAATCAATAAGAGAAAATGCTGTGCAAGAGGACAGTGACGCAGAGTGACAgtcaaatttgcaaataaaaataagtagttcaaataattttccaacCGGATAAAGGGTTAAAAACTATATTACATaggtattataataattaacaattaaaatattcgaaccaatcttttgaaaaaaggtgtaaatatataaatatattattgtatatatacctatatgtgtATTGCTTTATTGTATGCATGCTGAATATCGTTCACCGTGAAAGGTATGCAATAACTTACCGTTACTGCGGTTGTTCCCTACTTGCGCTGAGATATCGACGTGGTCAGTGGAATTGCATCTATATCGACGAGGTAGATTGATGTCTTGGAATTGCAGCTTCATTGTATGACCAGGTGGTCCCAAAACACGCCAAGTACAAGTAGTTTGATCGGGATATGGCGAAGGGTAATTAGGTGATTGTATTCTGTTATTTCTCCCTCTTAGAGTTCCACCACAAATATCTTCAAATCAAATAGTTCAATTAGATTTCCTGAGGAAATCTGCTACAGTATGAAATTATTCAGGCCTGAATTTACTAGCTTACTTTCAATGCTCACAGTAGCTTTGAATCCCTGCTTGGGACTGTCAACATCAGTATAAAAATGGAGGTACATAAAATTCCCAGTCGTAATCATACTACTGGGTATATCATCGCTACAAAACAGTCCCATAAGTGACGATGAATCAGTTCCGCCATCTCTAACTTCCAAATATTCTTTGGCGCAACTGCAACAATAATTCATTATATAATCGTAATCTCGCATTGGATGGATTACTACAATATATTGAATTTAACTCATATTGACGATAGCTATAGCTATTGTTCTACAGTTATCAGAACTATAAAACTTACTTCAAATCACTTGTTAGGTCAAAAGACTCGAAATGGATCGTGATTGATTGTCCACTTGGAGCCATAATTGTCCAAAAACATTCTGTATATGGGTGTGGAATGTTTGGAAAGTTTGGTGTTTTTATTTGGATACTTTTCAGTGCATCTGTTAAACGGTATGAACTACCACAATTGCTTCCCACTTCcctacaaaaaatttattgcaatagCGCCAAAGAAAATTAGTGTTTGATGTGGTGAGACAGTTAAAATATATCCATGGATTAGTGATGGGGGATCATCATATGATTAAATCAAGGAAAAAGAAGGCTCATGTTTTCATATTTGAACCAGCACAAGGTGCAAGCATATCGTCTTAGCATTAAGTATTCGCGAATCATTATAAGACTGcttcaaggaaaattaatattgcACCATCAAAGTACTGCAGTACTGAAGTTTATCTCGAGTAATATTTGCACTAGTTCTGAAGTACTCGAATACTTAAGGCTCACTTTTGCAACAATCGGACTCCGGTAATTCGGACTGTTAGATATCACTACTTTACTACTGGAGACGATGATTTGTACTAACTTGATAAGGTATGATGATGGTGTTAAATGCAATACAATTCATATGGGAaagttgagaatatttttaccgATATGATAATTTGAACTGAGTCCCGGACTTTGTCCCCACCACATAGACATATAGTTGGTTTCCAGTTGTAGTTAGCAGACCTGGAATATTCTGGCCGCAATATTTGCCATTGCCGAGAAGAGGAGAAGCACTTGAGCCACCATTTTTCAACTATAACCACCAGTGAAATGATAACTTTGTTAATACGAGAAGGATTTATACTATATcacggatgaaattttttagctGGAACACTGCATAGTGAATCCTTCAGGTCGATATAAGTATGAGATTGACAAAATGTACTATATTCTGCATATTGTTAAATATGAGAAATCCACCGAATTGCACTAATGTAATTAATATAACAAACATAATAGtgagaatgtaaaaaaatttatcttaccATAAGGAAGTTATTCCTGCATGCTGAGTTATCAGTGCCAGTTTCTATGTTCAAGTCAATAATAGTCACTTCTATCTTTCTCCCAGGTCTTACTGTAACGTTCCATTGACATGCTACTGACCAAACTTGCCGCCCCATTGGAGATGTGGAATTAACTTCTATTACTCCATTTGGACCATTTAACTCACCGCCACAAACTGAAAACATGAATATTGAGTAGGTATTTGAGTATGTACAATGTCAGAAAAATAGTAGACTCtgaaatatatattgataATCTTGCACTTCGATGAATTTCGAAACATACCCTTATAAACACGCGCTGAGAATCCAGTTTTATTAATCCATGAATCACTGTGGAATTCCACCTTCATTAAATTGGAAGTTTGTATAAGCGTGTATGTCATATTAGGGTGACAATAGCTTCCAATGTAAGACCATTCACGTTGCGTGGCCAAAGAAGTtcctgaataaattttgacttGATCTGAGAGGCAAGTCGCATCTTCTTCGAGATCTAAGGTATTGAACGCCAAAGCAAGATGTGTTCCAGGAGATGATTCAAATATCCAATTGCAGTTAAGGTTGTTGTCGTAACCCTCAGGCCATCCAGGCGAATGAAATACATAAGTGCTATTCGACGAATTTGACAGCGATATGATTTCCTCGCATTCTACACAGTTTAATCAGAGCAATTTATAATAGCAGTAGATTAACACATTGACATTATGTCGTATTATTACAAGTACCGGAATGATTGCCTGAAATGTACTTACCGTTCGTATCAAATGAAGATTCATCTGTATCCCTAGGAACTTCTAACCAGCTTAGGTGGAACCAACTGCCGCTTCTGAATACTGTGGTGGAAAACACAATGTAAACTACATTACCAGAGGATTTTACCGACTCTGGTAATATCAGGCCACAGTTTTCGGTCAGCTTAGGTGCATATGCGTCGTATCCGTCATAAATCTAAAAACGtcattttcaaatgaaatgaataaaatctaAACTGGCTGGTGTGTACTCTGTAGAAGTAAGTAAACAAAATCTTGAATACTCACAGTCAGCAAATTGTTACAATCATCTGTATATGTCTCAAGGTGGAAATCTTCAAAAGTAATTTGTATTGACTGTGTAAAGTGAACTGTAATACGATATGAATAATCTCCTTCAAGCATGCATGGTCGTGGGTACAGTGGTGAGGTAACTTTGCCAGTGGGTCCTGTTAAATCGTTGCTGCGCAATAAGTGGTACTCGGCCCTGAACCCTTTCTCAGTTGTTATATTTGAAGTCTCAAATTTCATCCacagagttttatttgaaattatgttacTTTTACTCGAGCCACAATAAATGCCTTCTAGATTGCCAATGGCGTTGTCTTCTCGCACTTCTAAATAATCTGAATTACAGTTGGGATTTTGCGTAATGGCGAAGTCAGTGAAGGATAAACTTATAGAATTCCCCGGAGATACTGGGAGTATCCAAACACACTCGACATTTCGAGGGTAATTATCTGGATATCCTGGCGTGGCAATAGTACCGTGTTCTGATGTATAATTTCCTCCACACgctgtaataatttttatcgttaGGAATTATTGGTAAAGTAATGAAATTCATATACTGGAGTGGTACATCCATATTATCGGATACCACAACtatacctaattttttcattaacaaTCTCTTACAAGCGTTGTTGCAAAACAAACCTGAATTGAGTGTAGAATACATGGCTGTAAAACTTGATAGCTGCATATTAAAAGACGACAATTGGACAGTGAAAGCATTTCCTTGACTTGTGAGTGGTGGAGGTACTGTAGTCGAGCACAATCTCTTCAGCAGAGGTCCATCTGTCCCTTCTCCTTCGTAAATCTGTAGAGAACTTTCCTCACAATTGTCAAGCCAAGATTGTTTACCAAGTTGCAAATGTGTCAGTGTTATCGTAACATGATCCGCTGCAACGTGGAATTCACACGATAGACAGAATATGAATTAATAAgcataaattgtaaatttacaaACGAAAACATcttaaattgatttaaatgCGAAACGAATCACATtaacaaatattcaatttgagCAGTGGTCATACAGTTTTTGTATTGAGCTGTGCTATTAAGACAATGAAACTTACCAAGGTCTGGTGCTACAATAATCCAGGTGCAGTTATATACATCCGTATGCAATCCAAGTGGAGAATTTATGGAAATAAATCCTGGGGGATCAGCAGCAATGCGTCCGCCACATGCCATATTATAGGTAGCACTGAAACCTTTCGATGTAACGTAACTATCGGATCTGAGAACTACCAAGAGCTCGTTGTCATACGAAATTTGAGTTGGAGGGTTGCTGTTGCCACAGTAAGAACCCAGTATAGGTGCATCTCGTGTGGAACCGTCATAAATCTGTGAAATACATTATAATTGAACATCACACTAATATAAGCCTTATACAAGCAAATCTTGCACAGTACACATTTTTGGATTCGTGCAACCTACTCTAACATAATCGTCGGTACAATTTCCTGTGTGCTCAACATCAAATTCGGTGAATGTAAGGTTTACATGATGATTGGGAGGCATTTGTATAAGCCATTCGCAGTTCCGATTGCGTGGATAATTGTTTGGGTAGTTAGGTGAACTTATGACACCTGTTGGCGTTGTGAACCTTCCACCACACTGAATGTTCACGCTTCGGTACGTTATTTTAAAGCCTGTGCCTTGATAATTATGATCTGCTTTGAAGTTGATCAACATCTTGTTGTTTGAACTTGTGAAGATATTTGAATGCGAACTATTCATTCCACACGTATCTATTAATATAGGTGCTTCAGTGCTGGCTCCACCGTAAATGGTGAGTCTATCATGCTGACAATCCTGCACTGTTTCTAGCTGCACATCGATGAAAGTAACTTCTATGCTGTGAGTATAGTCCACCTCAATCGTCCACTTGCATTCAATATTTGCAGGATAGGGTTCAGGGTATCCCGGAGACGTGATTGTTCCTACTGCTTTATTCAGGACACCACCACAACCTATGAATTGAGAAGTACTGTGgtaatattcatatataatatataatcatCACTAGCTATGCTAGCTTCCAAACAATGTTAgtgttgaatatttgaaaaaatctgaacaTTTGACCCACCATTGACAACCCATTCAAGTCGAAAGCCATTGTAAGGTACACTACCATCCGAAATAAATTGTAGAAAAACCTGGGATTCGGTAGATACAATTTTTGATGGTGGGTGTCTCAAGCCACAATACGTTCCGATAACTCTATTCGGTGTGTTATCTACCCCTTCCTTTATCGTCAAATAATCATACGAGCAAGATTCATCGAAATGACTCTGTTCCAAATCAAAGTGAGAAAAGGTGATGTTTAGCTTGTTACCCATAGGTGCCTCAATTAACCAGCTACAATTTTCGTGATTAGGATAATTATTTGGGAAATTGGGTGATTCAATAACTCCACGGAAATCATCAAGCTTTTTATGACACACTGAAAGCAATTAAGATCATGGTGGTGAGAAAGTTAAATCAAGTTCTGACTGAACTCtcatatattaattatatctattaaaaattacgtttttGCCAAATTTACTTACCAGCCCTGTAATTGATATGGAAGCCTCGACCGCTGCCGCTGAAATCACTGCGAAAACGTATGGTTGCTATATTGGTCGTAGTATTTATGGTCAGAGGATTATTTGAATTGCAGTATCttcctaattttttatcacgcCAGCTATAGGGTCCTTCAAAAATCTCTATATAATCAGAATAACAACTGGATTGTTCTTCAAGTTCAATGTCAATTATCACAAATTGAATAAGACTGCCAGCGGCGACTTTAATGCTCCAGGTGCAAACAGCATTATGACTATAGGGCTGAGGATAATTTGGAGAAGAGATGGTTCCTGCAACATTGCTTAAAGTACCGCCACaacctgaaaaaattcatcaaatgACCATAATGTATAAATCGTAGTGTATCATCGGGCTTTGAACATacattccattttttttactaattacAAGAAGCTGCCATTGAATTTCAACGTTCGATAATGTTACAgagttgaataattaattttgttgGTAATAGTTTGCTGCAAATAAGTGATAGTATTCGACAGGTAATATAAGGCAGAgttaattgttatttaaatatatttacaaacccACGGTATTGCTGTCCCATTCTATTCTGAACCCAGAAAGACTAACCGACTGATCTGTGACAAACTTCAGATACATTTTATTACTAAAGCTCTGAATGGTTTGATTTGCAATCTCCGTTCCacaatattttccaatcaaaGGGGATGTTGGGAGACCACCATTTCTGAAAAGAATGTAAAGGCTAGTTTCAAGATTTCTAGCAATAAGAGGCACACATACATGTTAATCCCTCTAGTCCCACCTCCCCCTACGTCTGAATAGCTGCAAATTAAGTACAAAATCAAAGCAAAGATCTGTACCCGGttagagatattttttacctAATTTCAAGGTAGTCAAATGAACAAGACCTAAATCTTTCCAACTCGAACGCTGTAACGTTTAATAAAACTTGGTGTCTATTAGGGGCAATGATGGTCCATTCGCAAGTCCTTCTTTCCGGGTATGTATTGGGGTAATTAGGTGATGTAATGACACCAGTCAACGAGTAATAGTTTCCACCGCAAAACTTGGAGCCGTcaataaatacatatgaaGCCATAAAACCATCTCTAGTGATAGATTCATCAGTATAATATCGAATTGTCATCATTCGTGATTGGGTCATCATTGTAAGTGGTACGGTTGAGCCGCAGTAGCTAAAACATGACAAATTATAACAGGATGTCACATGTTTAGTAATATGATACCGTTCTATAGGTTTAATTATCTTGCTGActcttttaatttattttgtgTAATACTTATATTTACATAAACTTGAAAGATTCTAAATGATATGACTTACGTTCCCATATCCACTTGTGAGGTACTTGATAAATTCTGAGATATTTTGACATAGTCAAAACGACAGTCACTGCTGTCTTCCAGATCAAATGCGTGCCAATCCAGTTTTACAATCTGTCCTGGTGGTGCCTGAATTATCCACGTACAGTCTTGCGTACCACCATACCAATTTGTGGTGGATGGTGAGTGAATTACTCCCGAAGGTGCTTTTAAAATACCTCCACACCCTAGTTGGTATAAACGACACGTACATTTTACATTATAATAACCAAGAGTGAGCCTTGTTTCGGGAAAATCAAAAgtgtattatttatattacagatTTGATATTTGCATTGCAATTACTCTGTAGGTGGAGAAAATACCTATAGCTGGTTTATGCGGATATTTCATGTGTTCTATATACATCGTTTTAGTCTGCAGATGAATTAAGTAAAACTGAACTCATACTCACTGACATCTAGAGTAGTATATGTAGCCAAGAATCCCGCATTACGGCCAGAGTAATCTGACACAAACTTGATCCATAAATAATTATGGGTCGACATGATCGGAGATTCAGGAATTGACGAGTTGGTGCCACAATAAGTGCCGATTAgtgttgaattttcattatcacCATCGTGAATTTTCAGGTAGTCAAAACGACACCAGTTGTAATGAAGGTCCTCGATATCCATTGACTGGATCGTGAGTCTTATGGCTTTGCCAAGTGGTT from Neodiprion lecontei isolate iyNeoLeco1 chromosome 1, iyNeoLeco1.1, whole genome shotgun sequence includes these protein-coding regions:
- the LOC107220951 gene encoding uncharacterized protein LOC107220951 isoform X2, which codes for MRLWFSITTLLILVCIILESAAVKSKRDSGDASKYRHKSSNPAEDHYSINKLNHKKKIHNEERKILKKKGQHRNAEVNEKIESSEFQKEESNERNGKVYYGEKREKMSQNKVSKSKENVKYDRHADKPRSKKIKRSTKLEAPNETLDNDAGHLDGFTKNLHSNFDSASKKEKSKNKVTEKSGCGIGKSEDSELKHEFTVNSDQVPDIQPPKETASALDYNDKRGKEKEFEKQNVNSEKIKKQKHNNKSNDLCKGNIDLRRTELPKEKNHKITKPVQSNGQKIKYPNNLPENSYYLNENGLIKKKRAKKVNVKQKFSEKTSEGELECKPRTNDCKLPVLDAPIHETDKPEEYESGTCNLEDDYSTEQSKICYGKSKYNANEVAKHSVTGTKQDDAEASDSVNMEQISAKQNTVQDNSAEEENSNGEESIRENAVQEDSDAE
- the LOC107220951 gene encoding uncharacterized protein LOC107220951 isoform X1 → MRANFAAKRQQWLQSIASNIRTRLWFSITTLLILVCIILESAAVKSKRDSGDASKYRHKSSNPAEDHYSINKLNHKKKIHNEERKILKKKGQHRNAEVNEKIESSEFQKEESNERNGKVYYGEKREKMSQNKVSKSKENVKYDRHADKPRSKKIKRSTKLEAPNETLDNDAGHLDGFTKNLHSNFDSASKKEKSKNKVTEKSGCGIGKSEDSELKHEFTVNSDQVPDIQPPKETASALDYNDKRGKEKEFEKQNVNSEKIKKQKHNNKSNDLCKGNIDLRRTELPKEKNHKITKPVQSNGQKIKYPNNLPENSYYLNENGLIKKKRAKKVNVKQKFSEKTSEGELECKPRTNDCKLPVLDAPIHETDKPEEYESGTCNLEDDYSTEQSKICYGKSKYNANEVAKHSVTGTKQDDAEASDSVNMEQISAKQNTVQDNSAEEENSNGEESIRENAVQEDSDAE